The Conger conger chromosome 15, fConCon1.1, whole genome shotgun sequence genome contains a region encoding:
- the ch25hl1.2 gene encoding cholesterol 25-hydroxylase-like protein 1, member 2, whose amino-acid sequence MDAQVAYANIWTAWLSNDSVLQPVWDHLRLHHSPSLRSPLFPIILTVSSYFVFCLPYLLCDLMGERWPAAHRFKIQPGRSPTPAMLLRCLGVTLRNHALLVLPASVAQWAWRPPVPLPDRAPALLELAGGVTANLLLFDFQYFIWHLLHHRVRWLYVTFHAIHHDYAAPFALATQCLGGWELVTVGFWTTLNPILLRCHVLTTWVFMVVHVYVSVEDHCGYDFPWSMSRIIPFGIYGGPSKHDVHHQKPGTNFAPHFSHWDKVFGTHADFCFSRGHSGEVKTGDCHSNGDRPVNASQKDRVESATSVKSKYDER is encoded by the coding sequence ATGGATGCACAAGTGGCCTATGCGAACATCTGGACTGCCTGGCTGAGTAACGACTCcgtgctgcagcctgtctgggaCCACCTCCGTCTCCATCACAGCCCCTCGTTGCGGTCGCCGCTCTTCCCCATCATCCTTACGGTGTCCTCGTATTTTGTCTTCTGCCTGCCCTACCTGCTCTGCGACCTCATGGGGGAGAGGTGGCCGGCCGCTCACAGGTTCAAGATCCAGCCAGGTCGGAGCCCCACACCCGCCATGCTGCTGCGCTGCCTGGGCGTGACGCTGCGCAACCACGCCCTGCTGGTGCTGCCCGCCTCCGTGGCCCAGTGGGCATGGAGGCCGCCCGTCCCCCTGCCCGACCGCGCCCCGGCCCTGCTGGAGCTGGCCGGAGGAGTGACCGCCAACCTGCTACTCTTCGACTTCCAGTACTTCATCTGGCACCTGCTGCACCACAGGGTCCGCTGGCTGTACGTGACCTTCCACGCCATCCACCACGACTACGCGGCGCCCTTCGCCCTGGCCACCCAGTGCCTGGggggctgggagctggtcacCGTGGGCTTCTGGACCACCCTCAACCCCATCCTCTTGAGGTGCCACGTGCTGACCACCTGGGTCTTCATGGTGGTCCACGTCTACGTTTCGGTGGAGGACCACTGTGGCTACGACTTCCCCTGGTCGATGTCCCGCATCATCCCCTTCGGGATCTATGGCGGTCCCAGCAAGCACGACGTCCACCACCAGAAGCCTGGCACAAACTTCGCCCCCCATTTCAGCCACTGGGACAAAGTGTTTGGAACACATGCTGACTTCTGCTTCTCCAGAGGTCACTCGGGAGAGGTGAAAACAGGAGATTGTCACAGCAATGGAGATCGACCTGTGAATGCATCTCAAAAAGACAGGGTGGAGTCTGCCACGAGTGTTAAGTCAAAGTATGATGAAAGATAA
- the kti12 gene encoding protein KTI12 homolog, whose product MPLIVMCGFPCSGKSRRAEELKEHFLKSTQRKVFVVGDETIGIVKNSVYADSQQEKNLRGCLRAEVERKVNKDDIVILDSLNYIKGYRYELFCLIKHTQTPHCLVYCVSSAEVSSSWNAIREPDTQYTQEIFDALVMRFEAPDSRNRWDSPLFAIQKDDVLPLDAIADAIFHRKAPPPNQSTQSQPLSSTNFLYELDKVTQDVLTAVLNSQKTSVPGDLIVVPGATEKVELTRNLNMSELRKLRRQFISYTKMHPTENIGHIANMFVQYLNKSMH is encoded by the exons ATGCCTTTAatcgtaatgtgtggttttccATGTAGTGGCAAAAGCCGAAGAGCAGAGGAATTAAaggaacattttttgaaaagtaCTCAAAGAAAAGTGTTTGTTGTTGGAGACGAAACGATCGGTATAGTTAAGAACTCCGTATACGCTG ACTCTCAACAAGAGAAGAATCTCAGAGGATGCTTGCGCGCAGAAGTGGAACG GAAGGTCAACAAAGATGATATTGTGATTTTGGATTCACTGAATTACATTAAAG GTTACAGATATGAACTCTTTTGTCTAATAAAGCATACGCAGACTCCACACTGTCtg GTCTATTGCGTGAGCTCGGCGGAGGTTAGCTCATCGTGGAACGCAATCAGAGAGCCTGATACGCAGTACACACAGGAGAT TTTTGACGCCCTCGTGATGAGGTTCGAGGCTCCGGACTCCAGGAACCGATGGGACAGCCCGCTGTTCGCCATCCAGAAAGATGATGTGCTGCCCCTTGATGCCATTGCAGACGCCATCTTTCACAGAAAAGCCCCTCCCCCGAACCAATCAACGCAAAGC CAACCACTGTCATCCACCAACTTTTTGTACGAGTTAGACAAAGTTACCCAGGACGTATTAACG GCCGTTCTGAACTCACAGAAGACATCTGTCCCTGGGGATCTCATCGTTGTTCCTGGAGCCACAGAAAAA GTAGAACTGACGAGAAACCTCAACATGTCCGAGCTGCGCAAACTCCGCCGTCAGTTCATCAGCTACACCAAGATGCATCCGACCGAGAACATCGGACATATAGCCAACATGTTTGTGCAGTATCTAAACAAGAGCATGCACTGA
- the si:dkey-24l11.2 gene encoding uncharacterized protein si:dkey-24l11.2, translating into MESGEDPLQPSQTEKENKSQATVPPRSSQTQHVCRFYSQGRFCQFGKRCRFLHQRGEAKQAPKGLENRNENRNDVAAEPHEHANVQAEDSAAKSGSQPGAAQSRRERPRRPCRYFLSGYCAMEDRCRFWHPEQLPPLDNRPGPRERDAPVPRAPVARPNPIEMAVKLSELTADAAKQLRDTEICQLLKRIPKDQLIVQEREDGLLTYYRITVQPTDPDWPFDLKEIDIMISFPETYPQEVFTVDVPEDQDFPAIMGRHLCQASQEWLQAKRATNELMGKVELLFRPFLHWLDRNMERLFTEGARELKKDIDAERYGIRFVPYQQLQAAVCREQTTESESASDEEDEEEDDEEEGEEEEEEEGEEGGSEDEEGEESSRRVENVKSSEPRRGTEVRLQGLELGEETATVTARQITVTLQCSRCKVTADLTLTGRLPCTAQCEKCGSSISAGFRPSMLHQYSSVLGFLDLSGAVPVDLVLQDCELLVGCLTCSQEGSLQVSYGQPKEANCQHCHSKLRILVESTVFQLLQPRPRAQAGHGDAGRGSGRYPRDPAVQRGKPLPEMGTCKHFKQSQRWLRFPCCGRAYPCDVCHDEDQDHPMELATRMICGHCAKEQAYSSGKPCVSCGGMMTRDSRTNHWEGGQGCRSKSRMNRNDRQKYSNINKTVSRKAASEKK; encoded by the exons ATGGAGAGTGGAGAGGACCCTCTGCAGCCCTCgcaaacagagaaagagaataaGAGCCAGGCAACGGTGCCACCGCGCAGTTCACAAACACAGCACGTGTGCCGCTTCTACTCTCAAGGGAGGTTCTGTCAGTTTGGGAAAAGATGTCGGTTCCTTCACCAGCGCGGGGAGGCCAAGCAGGCCCCCAAGGGGCTGGAAAACCGTAACGAAAACCGCAACGACGTAGCAGCAGAGCCTCATGAACATGCCAATGTCCAAGCCGAGGACTCCGCAGCCAAGAGCGGCTCGCAGCCCGGCGCCGCCCAGTCCAGAAGAGAGAGACCCAGGCGCCCCTGTCGTTACTTTCTGTCCGGCTACTGCGCGATGGAAGACCGGTGTCGCTTTTGGCACCCCGAGCAGCTCCCGCCATTAGACAACCGGCCAGGGCCCAGAGAGAGGGATGCCCCGGTTCCCAGGGCGCCGGTCGCGCGCCCCAACCCCATCGAGATGGCTGTGAAACTGAGCGAGCTCACAGCGGACGCGGCCAAACAGCTTCGAGACACGGAGATCTGCCAGCTGCTGAAGCGCATCCCCAAAGACCAGCTCATCGTGCAGGAGAGGGAGGACGGCCTGCTCACATACTACCGGATCACCGTGCAGCCCACCGATCCTGACTGG CCATTTGACTTGAAGGAAATTGACATCATGATTAGTTTCCCAGAGACGTATCCCCAAGAG gttttcactgtGGATGTCCCTGAGGACCAGGATTTCCCAGCTATTATGGGCAG ACATTTGTGCCAAGCCTCTCAGGAATGGTTGCAGGCCAAGCGGGCGACCAATGAGCTGATGGGGAAGGTGGAGCTTCTGTTCCGTCCTTTCCTTCACTGGTTGGACCGCAACATGGAGAGGCTGTTCACTGAGGGAGCCCGAGAG cTGAAGAAGGACATAGACGCAGAACGTTATGGAATCCGCTTCGTCCCCTACCAGCAGCTCCAAGCAGCGGTGTGCAGGGAGCAGACCACGGAATCCGAGTCGGCCTCTGATgaagaggacgaggaggaggatgatgaagaggaaggagaggaggaggaggaggaggagggagaggaaggggggtcAGAAGACGAAGAGGGGGAGGAGTCGAGCCGGCGGGTGGAGAACGTGAAGAGCTCGGAGCCTCGGAGGGGGACGGAGGTGCGGCTTCAGGGGCTGGAGCTGGGGGAGGAGACAGCCACTGTAACGGCCCGGCAGATCACCGTCACGCTGCAGTGCAGCAG GTGCAAGGTGACCGCAGACCTCACTCTGACGGGCCGGTTGCCGTGCACAGCCCAGTGTGAGAAGTGCGGCTCCAGTATCAGCGCTGGCTTCCGTCCCAGCATGCTCCACcagtacagcagtgtgctgGGCTTCCTGGACCTGAGCGGAGCCGTGCCCGTGGACCTGGTCCTGCAGGACTGTGAGCTGCTGGTGGGCTGCCTCACCTGCTCCCAGGAGGGGTCCCTGCAG GTGTCATACGGCCAGCCCAAGGAGGCGAACTGTCAGCACTGCCACTCCAAGCTCAGGATCCTGGTGGAGAGCACAGttttccagctcctccagccccGGCCCAGGGCACAAGCAG GACACGGAGACGCAGGGCGTGGATCAGGCCGTTACCCCAGAGACCCCGCCGTGCAGCGGGGGAAACCGCTTCCTGAGATGGGCACCTGCAAGCATTTTAAACAGAGTCAGCGCTGGCTCAG GTTCCCGTGCTGCGGTCGGGCGTACCCGTGTGACGTGTGCCATGACGAGGACCAGGACCACCCCATGGAGCTGGCCACCAGGATGATCTGTGGTCACTGCGCCAAGGAGCAG GCATACAGCAGTGGGAAGCCCTGTGTCAGCTGTGGGGGAATGATGACCAGAGACTCCCGTACCAACCActgggagggagggcagggctGCCGCAGCAAAAGCAGAATGAAcag AAATGATCGTCAAAAATACAGCAACATAAACAAAACGGTATCCCGCAAAGCAGCCAGTGAAAAAAAGTAA
- the LOC133111910 gene encoding polyadenylate-binding protein 1-like — protein sequence MSKGAPNYPNTTLYVGDLHHAVTEGILFDKFSRAGKVTSIRVCRHVITRRSLGYAYVNFREPAGAEYALKTMNFELIMGRPIRIMWSQRESAVRKSGMGNVVVKNLEKSIDHQALYNMFSRFGNILSCKVACDDGGSKGHGFVHFETLEAAENAINEMTGALFNNRKVFVEHFKSYHERAKETGDKEKDFTNIYIKNFGKDLNERRLKETFEKYGPTVSVRVMTDNNGNSKGFGFVSYQRHRDAKRAVDNMNGTEINGRRIYVARAQRWAERQLELEKQETMTTKVAAKGGYRQIIKSLHEEDCLAQQEDINIQMMANKQAQSNPAMTLHQPEPSLSITNIQPCKPPVIGPCQPVPTPAINTDYFRTTIPPLAQVPDPMTYQKLDSHHFTYATPISGVTDFGCAAGVDDSQEHLSTQITSEQPTIPEPLTASFLASLSPEDQKQILSHRLYPLIRDQQLEVASKITGMLLELDNSEILQLLQSSESLHGRMDEAIGVLQAFRASEAAATGLANKASQDNHAAGYHNPVQQNINPPHQGTLQQPAVPVLKKDPLTISYVAGLSPEDRHQTLGQHLYSLILGQQPDLASKITGMLLELEDTEILKLLESAVSLQAKVNEAVSVLQDFWAQEAAKKSTATNANAEEAMMTKANAEATATTKANAELPVRQVYVWFW from the exons ATGAGCAAGGGTGCTCCCAACTACCCGAACACCACGTTGTATGTGGGCGACCTGCACCATGCCGTGACTGAAGGTATTCTTTTTGACAAATTCAGTCGAGCTGGAAAAGTGACGTCCATACGCGTGTGCAGGCACGTGATTACTCGCCGTTCCCTTGGATACGCGTATGTCAACTTCCGAGAACCAGCTGGTG cgGAGTACGCTCTGAAGACCATGAACTTTGAACTCATCATGGGCAGGCCCATCCGCATAATGTGGTCCCAGCGCGAATCCGCAGTCAGGAAGAGTGGAATGGGCAATGTTGTTGTCAAGAACCTGGAGAAGTCCATCGACCACCAGGCCCTCTACAACATGTTCTCACGCTTTGGCAACATCCTGTCCTGCAAG GTGGCCTGCGATGATGGAGGCTCAAAGGGACACGGCTTTGTGCACTTTGAGACCCTGGAGGCCGCCGAAAATGCTATTAACGAAATGACTGGCGCACTGTTCAACAACAGAAAAGT GTTTGTTGAGCACTTCAAATCGTACCATGAGCGAGCAAAGGAGACGGGAGACAAAGAGAAGGACTTCACTAACATCTACATCAAGAATTTTGGGAAAGACCTGAATGAAAGAAGACTGAAGGAGACATTTGAGAAATATG GCCCAACAGTGAGTGTACGAGTCATGACTGATAACAACGGAAATTCCAAAGGCTTTGGGTTTGTCAGCTATCAGAGGCACAGGGATGCGAAGAGG gcagtggacaATATGAACGGGACAGAAATCAACGGGAGGCGGATCTATGTGGCACGTGCTCAAAGATGGGCAGAGCGGCAACTTGAACTAGAGAAACAGGAAACCATGACAACCAAG GTGGCCGCAAAAGGTGGCTACAGACAGATCATCAAGTCCCTGCATGAAGAGGACTGCCTTGCTCAGCAAGAAGATATTAACATTCAGATGATGGCCAACAAGCAGGCTCAGTCAAACCCTGCTATGACCCTTCACCAGCCTGAGCCGAGCCTGTCCATCACCAACATCCAGCCTTGCAAACCTCCTGTCATTGGCCCCTGCCAGCCTGTGCCAACCCCAGCCATCAACA CCGACTACTTCAGGACTACAATACCACCCCTCGCCCAGGTGCCTGACCCAATGACCTACCAGAAACTGG ATTCACATCATTTCACGTATGCAACCCCAATTAGTGGTGTAACCGACTTTGGTTGTGCTGCTGGTGTAGATGACTCTCAGGAGCACCTGAGCACACAGATCACATCTGAGCAG CCCACTATACCGGAACCCTTGACCGCTTCTTTTCTGGCCAGCCTCTCTCCTGAAGACCAGAAGCAGATCCTGA GTCACCGCCTTTACCCTCTCATCCGTGATCAGCAGCTTGAAGTGGCGTCTAAAATCACCGGCATGCTGCTGGAGCTGGACAACTCTGAGATCTTGCAGCTATTGCAGTCTTCAGAATCACTGCATGGCAGG ATGGATGAGGCAATTGGCGTATTGCAGGCCTTCAGGGCCTCGGAGGCTGCAGCAACAGGCCTGGCAAACAAGGCCTCTCAGGACAACCATGCCGCAGGGTACCACAACCCTGTGCAGCAGAACATTAACCCTCCACACCAGGGTACCTTGCAGCAG CCTGCTGTCCCTGTGCTGAAAAAGGATCCCCTGACCATATCCTATGTGGCTGGCCTCTCTCCTGAAGACCGGCATCAAACCTTGG gccAGCACCTCTACTCTCTCATCCTGGGCCAGCAGCCCGACCTGGCATCCAAGATCACTGGCATGCTGCTGGAGTTGGAGGACACAGAGATCCTGAAGCTCCTGGAGTCTGCAGTGTCACTGCAAGCCAAG GTAAACGAAGCTGTTTCCGTGCTGCAGGACTTCTGGGCCCAGGAGGCTGCGAAAAAATCTACTGCGACCAATGCAAATGCAGAGGAAGCTATGATGACCAAAGCAAATGCAGAGGCAACTGCAACAACCAAAGCAAATGCAGAG TTACCAGTTAGACAGGTCTACGTCTGGTTCTGGTAA
- the sec11a gene encoding signal peptidase complex catalytic subunit SEC11A, producing MLSMDFLDDVRRMNKRQLYYQVLNFGMIVSSALMIWKGLMVVTGSESPIVVVLSGSMEPAFHRGDLLFLTNRVEDPIRVGEIVVFRIEGREIPIVHRVLKIHEKENGDIKFLTKGDNNAVDDRGLYKQGQHWLEKKDVVGRARGFVPYIGIVTILMNDYPKFKYAVLFLLGLFVLVHRE from the exons ATGCTTTCTATGGACTTCCTCGATGACGTGAGGCGGATGAATAAACGCCAG CTGTACTATCAGGTACTGAACTTTGGCATGATTGTATCCTCAGCCCTAATGATTTGGAAAGGACTGATGGTTGTGACTGGTAGTGAGAGTCCAATTGTGGTAGTACTAAG TGGGAGTATGGAGCCCGCATTCCACCGGGGAGACCTGCTCTTCCTGACCAACCGAGTGGAAGATCCCATCAGAGTTGGAGAGATTGTGGTCTTCAGGATAGAGGGAAGAGAAATCCCAATTGTGCACAGAGTCCTTAAAATTCATGAAAA AGAAAATGGAGATATCAAGTTCTTAACCAAGGGTGACAATAATGCCGTGGACGACAGAGGGCTGTACAAGCAGGGCCAGCACTGGCTGGAGAAGAAGGATGTGGTGGGGAGAGCAAGAGG GTTTGTGCCATACATAGGCATTGTTACAATTCTGATGAACGACTATCCAAAATTCAAG TATGCCGTTCTGTTCCTGCTTGGCCTCTTTGTATTggtccatcgcgagtga